GGCGTGCTGGCAGAGCAGCGCAAAGCCGCTTAAACAGGTTGACGCAATATCCAATCGGGGCGGCGCCGGCCCACGGCACTGCCCCGATACCGTGTCCTGGAGGAGCAATCGATGAAGCCACGCGTGATCGTGACCCGGAAGTGGCCGGCCGCTGTCGAACAGGTGCTCGCCGAGCGCTTCGACACCACGCTCAATGCGGGCGACATTCCGTTCACGGCGACCCAGCTCAAGGCGGCGCTGCTGAATTTCGACGCCGTGCTGCCGACCGTCAGCGACAGACTGCCGGCGGAGGTTTTCCCCGAGGAGCAGCCGCGCACCAGGATCATCGGCAATTTCGGCGTCGGCTTCAGCCATATCGACGTCGAGGCGGCGAAACGGCGTGGCATCGTCGTGACCAACACGCCGGGTGTGTTGACCGACTGCACAGCCGATATCGCGATGAGCCTTTTGTTATCCGTTGCCCGCCGCACCGGCGAGGGCGAACGCCAGCTTCGCGCCGGCGAATGGAAGGGCTGGTGCCCGACCCACATGATCGGCGCCAAGGTGACCGGCAAGACGATCGGCATCATCGGCATGGGGCGGATCGGCAAGGCAATGGCCCGCCGCGCGCATTTTGGGTTCGGCATGAAGGTGATCTTCTTCAACCGCTCGCGTGTCGATGACGAGGAGACGCGGGCGCTGGGCGCGGTGCAACTGCTGTCGATCGAGGATGTGCTCGAGCAGGCCGACTTCGTCTCGCTGCATTGCCCGGGCGGTGCGGAGAACCGCAGCCTGATCAATGCGGATCGGCTGGCGCGCATGAAAAAAAGCGCGTTCCTCATCAACACGGCGCGCGGCGACGTGGTGGATGAAAACGCGCTTGCCGATGCGCTGGAGCGTCATGCGATCGCCGGCGCCGGGCTCGACGTGTTTGCGCAAGAACCCCAGGTTCCGGAGCGGCTGATCCGGCTGGAAAACACCGTATTGTTGCCGCATCTGGGCAGCGCCACGGAAGAAACCCGTGTCGCCATGGGCATGAAGGTGGTGGATAACATCACCGCTTTCTTCGCCGGCGGGACTGTTCCCGATCGCGTTGTTTGAGCACGCGTCCGGTCAAGGGAGGTCGATCGCGCAAAAAGCTTAGCTGATCTTTTTGGTCCGAGAGGGTTGGTTTTTCCCAAGCCCCTTGCACTTCGTCGCACTTATCCTTTGGTCTTGAACCAAAGGGTGAATATGTTTACCTATGGTGAACAGCGAAGTTGCGGGGGTATATAATGGACAAGTCCGTCAAGGATGGTAAGGGCGGCGGTGACGTCACCAAGGCTTCCAAGAAGGCAAAAGCTTCCGTTCAGCCCAAGTCGGCTCCGCTGCATCAGGATCCGCATGCGGTTCGCGATACGCGCGAGAAGGTTCTGGAAGTCGCCATCGGTCACGAGGTGCGGGCTTTCCGCAAAAAGCTCGGCATAACTGTCGCCGATCTTGCCGCAACCACCAATATTTCACTCGGCATGCTGTCGAAGATCGAGAACGGCATCACGTCGCCGTCGCTGACGACTTTGCAGGCGTTGTCGCGCGCACTCGGCGTGCCGTTGAGTTCCTTCTTCCGGCGTTTCGAGGAAGAGCGCAATGCCGTGTTCGTGAAGGCCGGCGAAGGCGTCGACGTCGAACGCCGCGGCACCCGCGCCGGTCATCAATACAACCTGCTCGGTTATATCAGTTCGAATACAGCGGGGGTGACGGTCGAACCCTATCTCATCACGCTGACGGAAGATTCCGATGTCTTCCCGGCCTTCCAGCATGACGGCATGGAATTCCTCTATATGCTGGAAGGTGAAGTGGTTTATCGCCACGGCAACAACCTGTTCCGGATGCTGCCGGGCGACAGCCTGTTCTTCGACGCCGATGCGCCGCACGGCCCCGACGAACTGACGAAACTTCCGATCCGCTACCTGTCGATCATTTCCTACGGACAGGGCTCCAACCAGGACTAGCGCGGGTCCGGCTCCTCGTTCTCCGCCCCGACAGGTGAAGTCTAGTCCGGGCCGAAGCCGGGCGAGGTCGGGGCGCCGTCATCATATTTCGACAGCCATTCGATGACCGTCGGCCGATAACGGGTGAGGCCCTTGTAGTCGACCAGTTGCTGCGGCAGGTCGCGCAGCACGCGGTGGAAGCGACGCGCCCATTTCGGCTGGGTTACCAGCTCGTCCATCTTGATGAGATAGCAGCGGATCGGGAAGACCAGGGCGTTGGAGCGCGGCAGGCGCCAGAAGCTCTGCAGTTCGACCCGCAGATGCACCTTGTCACCGACGTTTTCAGGGGTGACCGTCGTTCGGTCGGTGCCCCATTTGTGGTAGTTCTCCGGGCTGGTGTCGAGGCGCGGATTGATGGTCATCGTCCAGTTCAGCCGCCGCGCCGGCTTGCCTTGCTGGATGTTGGTGAGGAATTTCAGCGCACGGGTGAAGATGCCTTTTTCATGCGCCAGCGGCACCGGTGCATGCCATTCGAAGAAGTTCATGCCGATGTCGAAATCGAGCGACCAGTCGGCTTGCGTGGTGACCATGCCGGCATCCATCCAAAGATTGCCGTCGCGCTGGTCGAGAATGCAGAAATCGCCCTGGCTCTGGCGGGTGATGTATTCCATCGGCCCATAGGGCAGGGTGGAGAGGTCGCCGAAGGTGAAGGTGTCGTCGATGCCGAGCGGCCGGTTGATCCAGCGCCAGCGGTCACCCTCGCGCGTCAGCGAGAAATGCTCGGGATAACCCTTGGCCTGTTCGGTCATCAAAAGTTCGAGCAGGTCCCAGCCGGCCAGCGTCATGTGCGGCAGCGATTGGCAGCGCAACGGGTCCTCGGCCAGCACCATGGCGCGGTCCCGCATCTCGGCGACGTAGTGTTCGTCGACATCGATCAGGTTTTCAAAAACGCTGTCCTTCGGGCCCTGCACATGCGGCTCGATGTTGACCGCGTACATGTAGGCGTCTTCGTGGAAGGGGAAGGGAAACCGCCGGATGAATTCCGGGCTGTTCCTGAAAGTGAAATCGTCGCGGAACGTCTCTTGCCTGAAATTGATGCCCATAGGTTCCTCCCTGTGGTTCCGCTAGCGCTCAAGCACGAGGGACTTGCCCTCGAAGCGCGAGACGCAAGGCATGATCTTCCTGCCCGAGCAGTGTTCGGCCTCGGTCAGCCAGTGGTCGTTGTGTTTAAAAGTGCCGTCATGGGAGACGACATTGGTCTCGCACTGGCCGCAGACGCCGCCGCGGCACAGATAGGGCGGGTCGATACCGGCGGCTTCCATCGCCTCGAGCAGGCTCTGCTCTCCGCCGACGCGTATCTGCTTCCTGCTGAGCGCGAGCGTGACGTCGAAGGGCAAGCCCGGCTGCGGGGCGGCAAAGTGCTCGTAGTGCACGGTCTCGTCCGGCCAGCCATGCGCGGCCGCCGTTTCGCGGACCCAGCGGATCATGCCGGCGGGGCCGCAGACATAAAGATGGGTACCGAGCGGCTGCGCGGTCAAAAGGCGTTCGAGCGGCAGGCGCTCGTTGGCGTCGTCGTAATAGATGTTGATGCGCTTGCCATAGCGTTCGCGCAAAGTGTCGGCGTAGGTGGCGAGCGCCGGCGTGCGGCAGGTGTAATGGAGCTCGAAATTGCCGCCTTCACCGGCAAGCTGCGCGGTCTGCGCCATGAACGGCGTGATGCCGATGCCGCCGGCCAGCAGCACGTGCTTTTTCGCGCGCAGATCGAGCGAGAACAGGTTGACGGGATAGGAGATCACCATCTCCATGCCGCGCTTGACCTGGCCGTGCATGAACAGCGAGCCGCCGCGACCGGAATCGTCACGCCGCACCGAGATGGTGTAGTCGCGCGTGTTGAGCGGCGAACTCATCAGCGAATAGGGGTTCAGCCGCGATTTGTCGCCGTCGCGCATTTCCACCACGACATGGGCACCGCCGGAAAAGGTTGGCAGGTCGCCGCCATCGGTGCGCTCGAAATGGAAACGCTTGACCAGTTCGTTGACCGCGACCACGTCGGTTACGGTGACGTTCAATTTCGTGGTTCCCGCGCTCACCGGAAAATCTCCTCTTTCTGAGGGATCTCGCTCGGATCCTCGGCATTGATGCAGACGCCCTGGAAGGCGGCGAGGCGGCGCGAATAGTGATCGCGCACCAGAAGCAGGAGGCCGCAATGCGCGCAGGTAACCGGCTGCGTGGTGACGTTCTCGGTGATGCCCTTGCAGTGCACGCATTGCACACGGCGCGCCCAGGAGCCGCGATGCTCGGTCTGGATCGAGGAATGGTCGATGCCGGTTTCCAGCGCCGCCTGCATGGCCTGGCCGATCAGGCCTTCGGTGCCGGCAAGATAGAGCCGCAGCCCCATATGCGCATTGGCGAGCGTCTGCTTGAGCCGAGGCAGTGCAGCGGCGATGGACGGCCCCTCGTAGAATTGGGCGGCGTTCAACGCGCGAAGCGCGGGCTGGAACTGCTGCCCGGTCCTGCCCGGAACGTAGATGATGTGGGCACTGGCGAAGAAACCTTCGGGGGCCTTCTTCGCCAGATCGAGGATCGCGGACGCGCCTTCGGCGTCCGCGACGAGGAGATGGTTCTTGCCGGTCTGGGGCGACAGGGTTCCATAGACCGGGCGACTTAGGATCGTCTTTGCCGGCATCCCGTCCAACGTATCAGCCTTTCGCCGTGCGCTTCAGCTTTTTCGGATCGTCGAATGGCAAGGCCTGGGCGGTCGCCTTCACCGATCCGGACGCGTTGCGGATTTCGAGCTCGGTGCCGACCACGGCGCAGTCAACGTCGAGCCGGGCAATGCCCATCGATTTCTTCACCAGCGGCGAATACATGGCGCAGGTGACGACGCCGACCTTCTTGCCGTTGCGATAGATCGGAGCGCCTTCATCCGCCGGCTTGGTGCCGTCGAGCAGGACGCCGAAAATCTTGAAGCGCTCCTTGCCCTTCAGGCGATAGTGCTCCTCGGCGCCGCGGAAGCCGGTCTTGCCCGGGCTGACGGTGAAATCGAGGCCGAGCTCCCACAGCGTGTCGCCGGGGCCTTCGTTCTCGAAGGGGTATTTCTGCGAATTGTCGTAGGGGTAAAAGAGCAGGTAGCTCTCGACGCGCAGCATGTCGAGCGTGGTGAAGCGGCAGGGAATGATGCCGTCCGCCTTGCCTTCGGCGAGGATGCGGTCCCAGATCGTCCCAGCATCCTGACCACGGCAGAAAATCTCGTAGCCGCGCTCGCCGGTGTAGCCGGTGCGCGAAATCATCACCGGCAGGCCGAACAACTGGGTCTGCATGTGGTGGAAGTAGTTGAGGTCGCGAATGCCGGGCACATGCTTGGCCAGATAGTCGACGGCGGTCGGGCCTTGCAGCGACAGGTCGTGAAGATTGTCGTCGAAGCGAACCGAAACATCGCGTCCGATGGAGGCTCGGGTCAGTTCCTCGTGGCCGGTTCCCGAACCGTGCACGACCATCCAGGAATTGGTGCTGATGCGGTAGATGAC
The genomic region above belongs to Mesorhizobium terrae and contains:
- a CDS encoding 2-hydroxyacid dehydrogenase, translating into MKPRVIVTRKWPAAVEQVLAERFDTTLNAGDIPFTATQLKAALLNFDAVLPTVSDRLPAEVFPEEQPRTRIIGNFGVGFSHIDVEAAKRRGIVVTNTPGVLTDCTADIAMSLLLSVARRTGEGERQLRAGEWKGWCPTHMIGAKVTGKTIGIIGMGRIGKAMARRAHFGFGMKVIFFNRSRVDDEETRALGAVQLLSIEDVLEQADFVSLHCPGGAENRSLINADRLARMKKSAFLINTARGDVVDENALADALERHAIAGAGLDVFAQEPQVPERLIRLENTVLLPHLGSATEETRVAMGMKVVDNITAFFAGGTVPDRVV
- a CDS encoding helix-turn-helix domain-containing protein is translated as MDKSVKDGKGGGDVTKASKKAKASVQPKSAPLHQDPHAVRDTREKVLEVAIGHEVRAFRKKLGITVADLAATTNISLGMLSKIENGITSPSLTTLQALSRALGVPLSSFFRRFEEERNAVFVKAGEGVDVERRGTRAGHQYNLLGYISSNTAGVTVEPYLITLTEDSDVFPAFQHDGMEFLYMLEGEVVYRHGNNLFRMLPGDSLFFDADAPHGPDELTKLPIRYLSIISYGQGSNQD
- a CDS encoding heme-dependent oxidative N-demethylase family protein, which produces MGINFRQETFRDDFTFRNSPEFIRRFPFPFHEDAYMYAVNIEPHVQGPKDSVFENLIDVDEHYVAEMRDRAMVLAEDPLRCQSLPHMTLAGWDLLELLMTEQAKGYPEHFSLTREGDRWRWINRPLGIDDTFTFGDLSTLPYGPMEYITRQSQGDFCILDQRDGNLWMDAGMVTTQADWSLDFDIGMNFFEWHAPVPLAHEKGIFTRALKFLTNIQQGKPARRLNWTMTINPRLDTSPENYHKWGTDRTTVTPENVGDKVHLRVELQSFWRLPRSNALVFPIRCYLIKMDELVTQPKWARRFHRVLRDLPQQLVDYKGLTRYRPTVIEWLSKYDDGAPTSPGFGPD
- a CDS encoding PDR/VanB family oxidoreductase encodes the protein MSAGTTKLNVTVTDVVAVNELVKRFHFERTDGGDLPTFSGGAHVVVEMRDGDKSRLNPYSLMSSPLNTRDYTISVRRDDSGRGGSLFMHGQVKRGMEMVISYPVNLFSLDLRAKKHVLLAGGIGITPFMAQTAQLAGEGGNFELHYTCRTPALATYADTLRERYGKRINIYYDDANERLPLERLLTAQPLGTHLYVCGPAGMIRWVRETAAAHGWPDETVHYEHFAAPQPGLPFDVTLALSRKQIRVGGEQSLLEAMEAAGIDPPYLCRGGVCGQCETNVVSHDGTFKHNDHWLTEAEHCSGRKIMPCVSRFEGKSLVLER
- a CDS encoding dimethylamine monooxygenase subunit DmmA family protein, whose protein sequence is MPAKTILSRPVYGTLSPQTGKNHLLVADAEGASAILDLAKKAPEGFFASAHIIYVPGRTGQQFQPALRALNAAQFYEGPSIAAALPRLKQTLANAHMGLRLYLAGTEGLIGQAMQAALETGIDHSSIQTEHRGSWARRVQCVHCKGITENVTTQPVTCAHCGLLLLVRDHYSRRLAAFQGVCINAEDPSEIPQKEEIFR
- a CDS encoding aminomethyltransferase family protein, yielding MTASWRFSTLADRHRALGSKLEDWSGMGTAWSYDKDADEEYTAIRTKAGLMDVSGLKKVHITGPHASHLIDLCTTRDVEKIYPGKSVYACMLNEAGKFTDDCVIYRISTNSWMVVHGSGTGHEELTRASIGRDVSVRFDDNLHDLSLQGPTAVDYLAKHVPGIRDLNYFHHMQTQLFGLPVMISRTGYTGERGYEIFCRGQDAGTIWDRILAEGKADGIIPCRFTTLDMLRVESYLLFYPYDNSQKYPFENEGPGDTLWELGLDFTVSPGKTGFRGAEEHYRLKGKERFKIFGVLLDGTKPADEGAPIYRNGKKVGVVTCAMYSPLVKKSMGIARLDVDCAVVGTELEIRNASGSVKATAQALPFDDPKKLKRTAKG